A genome region from Deltaproteobacteria bacterium includes the following:
- a CDS encoding nitronate monooxygenase: MFDTAITQMFGVKYPVVCGAMMWLCKPKFCAAISNAGGMGNLTAGNYSTAEEFRSAIHTTRKLTDKPFMVNITFVPSFREYYRLPSLRVTTVQHDEFIRVCIEEQVAGIEFSGMPLDIASGMKTVEMLKKANVRIFHKVGSVRHALHAQKVGYDGVYAVGFEGGGHPQKDDVTTMLLTPRVVDTVDLPVITAGGIADGRSMAAAMVLGAQGVMMATRFIATRECEVHDNIKHELLRRGESETTIFGRTVGFQGRALRCKLIQDILDVEERHGGLRELIPLLSGQKIKQAWDGGDVDRAPLMIGQSVGLIEDIPSCRELLDRMVGKAVHCVERLGSMIQA, translated from the coding sequence ATGTTTGATACGGCCATCACCCAAATGTTTGGCGTGAAGTATCCCGTTGTATGCGGAGCCATGATGTGGTTGTGCAAGCCTAAGTTCTGTGCTGCGATATCCAACGCGGGCGGCATGGGGAATCTGACCGCGGGGAATTATTCGACGGCGGAGGAATTTCGCAGTGCTATCCACACAACACGCAAACTGACGGATAAGCCGTTTATGGTCAACATCACCTTTGTGCCGTCCTTCCGTGAGTATTATCGCCTTCCTTCGCTTCGGGTTACAACAGTCCAGCATGATGAGTTTATCCGGGTTTGCATTGAAGAGCAGGTCGCGGGAATCGAGTTTTCCGGGATGCCTCTCGATATCGCGTCGGGAATGAAAACCGTCGAGATGTTGAAGAAGGCGAATGTCAGGATATTCCACAAGGTCGGATCGGTACGCCACGCCCTGCATGCCCAGAAGGTGGGGTATGATGGGGTGTACGCTGTGGGTTTTGAAGGGGGGGGACATCCTCAAAAAGATGATGTGACCACCATGCTCCTGACACCCAGAGTGGTCGATACCGTCGATTTACCCGTGATTACGGCAGGCGGTATCGCCGATGGGCGTTCCATGGCGGCGGCCATGGTGCTGGGAGCCCAAGGGGTCATGATGGCCACCCGTTTCATTGCCACCCGGGAATGTGAGGTTCACGACAACATCAAGCACGAGCTGCTGCGAAGAGGGGAATCCGAAACGACCATTTTCGGCCGCACGGTCGGCTTTCAGGGGAGAGCCTTGCGCTGCAAGCTGATCCAGGATATCCTTGATGTGGAGGAACGTCATGGTGGGCTGCGCGAACTCATTCCCCTTCTTTCCGGTCAGAAAATCAAACAGGCTTGGGATGGCGGTGATGTGGATCGAGCGCCTCTGATGATCGGTCAGTCCGTCGGCTTGATCGAGGATATTCCTTCCTGCCGGGAGTTGCTGGATCGGATGGTCGGGAAAGCGGTGC